A stretch of the Corythoichthys intestinalis isolate RoL2023-P3 chromosome 22, ASM3026506v1, whole genome shotgun sequence genome encodes the following:
- the LOC130910989 gene encoding CMP-N-acetylneuraminate-beta-galactosamide-alpha-2,3-sialyltransferase 1-like isoform X2: MPRMLLTGGKRWGILTLLCLVATGLLYNSKWNLYLLWPRGFHDCNCRKCLTEGEHEFKALMDASPKPFLTKQNPTSEDDFDWWKKIQRETRPFSFFNETVDKLFTILPPNPGVEQQSPYRCRSCAVVGNSGNLKGSHYGPLIDHHHIVIRMNYGRTKGYESDVGTKTTYHIMYPESAIFLDNNTRLIFFPFKIKDLLWLLKNFAPQENGQKNPKRRANKDLVMILNPAFMKYVHTMWLEKKGRYPSTGFMALLLSLQICDEVNVFGFGADGDGNWNHYFEILKNKKLKTGPHAGTHEYDVIQKLYEKEIINFFKGQ, from the exons ATGCCAAG AATGTTGCTCACAGGGGGTAAGAGATGGGGAATTCTTACCCTCCTGTGCTTGGTGGCCACTGGTTTGCTCTACAATTCCAAATGGAATCTGTATTTGCTCTGGCCGAGAGGGTTCCATGATTGCAATTGCCGGAAATGCTTGACTGAGGGTGAGCACGAGTTTAAAGCGCTGATGGATGCGTCGCCCAAGCCGTTTTTGACGAAGCAAAACCCAACATCGGAGGATGATTTCGACTGGTGGAAG AAAATTCAGCGGGAAACACGGCCTTTCAGTTTCTTCAATGAAACTGTCGACAAACTATTCACAATCCTTCCACCCAATCCCGGAGTTGAGCAGCAATCACCCTACCGCTGCAGGTCCTGTGCAGTCGTGGGTAATTCGGGTAATCTGAAGGGCTCACACTATGGACCCCTGATTGATCACCATCACATTGTGATAAG AATGAACTACGGGCGCACCAAGGGCTACGAATCGGATGTTGGGACCAAGACAACTTATCACATCATGTATCCTGAGAGCGCCATCTTTTTGGACAACAACACTCGTCTCATCttctttccattcaaaataaaggacTTGCTTTGGCTCCTCAAGAACTTCGCCCCTCA GGAAAATGGTCAGAAGAACCCAAAGAGGCGTGCCAACAAGGATCTG GTAATGATTCTCAACCCAGCCTTCATGAAATATGTTCACACAATGTGGCTGGAGAAAAAAGGCAGATACCCATCCACTGGCTTCATGGCTTTGCTGCTCAGCTTGCAGATTTGTGATGAG GTCAATGTTTTTGGATTTGGAGCTGACGGAGATGGAAATTGGAACCATTATTTTGAAATCCTCAAGAACAAAAAGCTGAAAACTGGACCTCACGCTGGCACGCATGAATATGATGTCATTCAAAAGTTGTATGAGAAAGAAATCATTAACTTTTTTAAAGGACAGTAA
- the LOC130910989 gene encoding CMP-N-acetylneuraminate-beta-galactosamide-alpha-2,3-sialyltransferase 1-like isoform X1, whose protein sequence is MPRSGVAAQWSRMLLTGGKRWGILTLLCLVATGLLYNSKWNLYLLWPRGFHDCNCRKCLTEGEHEFKALMDASPKPFLTKQNPTSEDDFDWWKKIQRETRPFSFFNETVDKLFTILPPNPGVEQQSPYRCRSCAVVGNSGNLKGSHYGPLIDHHHIVIRMNYGRTKGYESDVGTKTTYHIMYPESAIFLDNNTRLIFFPFKIKDLLWLLKNFAPQENGQKNPKRRANKDLVMILNPAFMKYVHTMWLEKKGRYPSTGFMALLLSLQICDEVNVFGFGADGDGNWNHYFEILKNKKLKTGPHAGTHEYDVIQKLYEKEIINFFKGQ, encoded by the exons ATGCCAAGGTCAGGTGTGGCTGCCCAATGGAGCAG AATGTTGCTCACAGGGGGTAAGAGATGGGGAATTCTTACCCTCCTGTGCTTGGTGGCCACTGGTTTGCTCTACAATTCCAAATGGAATCTGTATTTGCTCTGGCCGAGAGGGTTCCATGATTGCAATTGCCGGAAATGCTTGACTGAGGGTGAGCACGAGTTTAAAGCGCTGATGGATGCGTCGCCCAAGCCGTTTTTGACGAAGCAAAACCCAACATCGGAGGATGATTTCGACTGGTGGAAG AAAATTCAGCGGGAAACACGGCCTTTCAGTTTCTTCAATGAAACTGTCGACAAACTATTCACAATCCTTCCACCCAATCCCGGAGTTGAGCAGCAATCACCCTACCGCTGCAGGTCCTGTGCAGTCGTGGGTAATTCGGGTAATCTGAAGGGCTCACACTATGGACCCCTGATTGATCACCATCACATTGTGATAAG AATGAACTACGGGCGCACCAAGGGCTACGAATCGGATGTTGGGACCAAGACAACTTATCACATCATGTATCCTGAGAGCGCCATCTTTTTGGACAACAACACTCGTCTCATCttctttccattcaaaataaaggacTTGCTTTGGCTCCTCAAGAACTTCGCCCCTCA GGAAAATGGTCAGAAGAACCCAAAGAGGCGTGCCAACAAGGATCTG GTAATGATTCTCAACCCAGCCTTCATGAAATATGTTCACACAATGTGGCTGGAGAAAAAAGGCAGATACCCATCCACTGGCTTCATGGCTTTGCTGCTCAGCTTGCAGATTTGTGATGAG GTCAATGTTTTTGGATTTGGAGCTGACGGAGATGGAAATTGGAACCATTATTTTGAAATCCTCAAGAACAAAAAGCTGAAAACTGGACCTCACGCTGGCACGCATGAATATGATGTCATTCAAAAGTTGTATGAGAAAGAAATCATTAACTTTTTTAAAGGACAGTAA
- the LOC130910989 gene encoding CMP-N-acetylneuraminate-beta-galactosamide-alpha-2,3-sialyltransferase 1-like isoform X3 has product MLLTGGKRWGILTLLCLVATGLLYNSKWNLYLLWPRGFHDCNCRKCLTEGEHEFKALMDASPKPFLTKQNPTSEDDFDWWKKIQRETRPFSFFNETVDKLFTILPPNPGVEQQSPYRCRSCAVVGNSGNLKGSHYGPLIDHHHIVIRMNYGRTKGYESDVGTKTTYHIMYPESAIFLDNNTRLIFFPFKIKDLLWLLKNFAPQENGQKNPKRRANKDLVMILNPAFMKYVHTMWLEKKGRYPSTGFMALLLSLQICDEVNVFGFGADGDGNWNHYFEILKNKKLKTGPHAGTHEYDVIQKLYEKEIINFFKGQ; this is encoded by the exons ATGTTGCTCACAGGGGGTAAGAGATGGGGAATTCTTACCCTCCTGTGCTTGGTGGCCACTGGTTTGCTCTACAATTCCAAATGGAATCTGTATTTGCTCTGGCCGAGAGGGTTCCATGATTGCAATTGCCGGAAATGCTTGACTGAGGGTGAGCACGAGTTTAAAGCGCTGATGGATGCGTCGCCCAAGCCGTTTTTGACGAAGCAAAACCCAACATCGGAGGATGATTTCGACTGGTGGAAG AAAATTCAGCGGGAAACACGGCCTTTCAGTTTCTTCAATGAAACTGTCGACAAACTATTCACAATCCTTCCACCCAATCCCGGAGTTGAGCAGCAATCACCCTACCGCTGCAGGTCCTGTGCAGTCGTGGGTAATTCGGGTAATCTGAAGGGCTCACACTATGGACCCCTGATTGATCACCATCACATTGTGATAAG AATGAACTACGGGCGCACCAAGGGCTACGAATCGGATGTTGGGACCAAGACAACTTATCACATCATGTATCCTGAGAGCGCCATCTTTTTGGACAACAACACTCGTCTCATCttctttccattcaaaataaaggacTTGCTTTGGCTCCTCAAGAACTTCGCCCCTCA GGAAAATGGTCAGAAGAACCCAAAGAGGCGTGCCAACAAGGATCTG GTAATGATTCTCAACCCAGCCTTCATGAAATATGTTCACACAATGTGGCTGGAGAAAAAAGGCAGATACCCATCCACTGGCTTCATGGCTTTGCTGCTCAGCTTGCAGATTTGTGATGAG GTCAATGTTTTTGGATTTGGAGCTGACGGAGATGGAAATTGGAACCATTATTTTGAAATCCTCAAGAACAAAAAGCTGAAAACTGGACCTCACGCTGGCACGCATGAATATGATGTCATTCAAAAGTTGTATGAGAAAGAAATCATTAACTTTTTTAAAGGACAGTAA